TGAAGTGAAACCAACGGTTATGTGCGCAGTACCACGCTTTTATGAGAAGATTTTCTCAGCGATTCATGAAAAAGTTTCTCACGCCTCTTTTGTTAAAAAAGCGATGTTTACTTGGGCTGTTAATATGGGTGCGAGAATGGCCCTTTGTCACCAAGAGCAACGCAAGCCTTCATTAATGCTTAAGAAAAGTCACGCCCTTGCCGACAAATTGGTATTAAGTAAGTTGCGTGAACTGCTAGGTGGCCGTATTAAAATCATGCCATGTGGTGGTGCAAAGCTGGATCAGACCATAGGTAGATTTTTTCACGCCTTAGGCCTAAATGTTAAGCTGGGTTACGGTATGACCGAGACGACAGCGACTGTATCTTGCTGGGATGAGCCAATGTTTAATCCTGATTCTATCGGTACCTCAATGCCGGGTGCTCAGGTGAAGATTGGCGAACAAAATGAGATTTTAGTCCGTGGACCAATGGTGATGCGCGGCTACTATAAATTACCAGAAGAAACGGCCAAGACCTTCGACAGCAATGGCTTTCTTAAAACCGGTGATGCGGGGCATTTTGATGAAGATGGTAACCTATTTATTACTGATAGAATCAAAGAGTTAATGAAGACATCGGGAGGTAAATATATCGCGCCTCAAGTTGTCGAGGGTACCATTGGTAAAGACCACTTTATCGAACAGATTGCAGTGATTGCTGATACTCGTAAGTTTGTGTCTGCCTTGATAGTGCCAAGCTTTGAGGCGCTAGAAGAGCACGCTAAAGAGCTGAATATTAAATATCACGATAAAGTTGAGCTACTGAAAAATAGCCAAATTGTCGAGATGCTTGAATCACGCGTTGCTGAGTTACAACAAAACCTAGCTAAGTTTGAGCAAGTTAAGAAATTTAAGCTGCTACCTAAGGCGTTCTCAATGGAGAAAGGGGAGTTAACCCCAACCCAAAAACTGCGTAGAAAGGTTATTAACGACCGCTATCAAGATGAGATTGAAGAGATGTATGAAGATGGCGCGAAGGGCAAGAAAAAGCCTAAGCAGTAAATTACATATCTTTCCAATATAAAGCCCGCTGACAATGCATTTTGTCAGCGGGCTTTTTTATTGCGTTGCATATATCACACCCGCTTGATTATGAAACTTACCTTACTGCAATCATGTTAATAAAATGTATTTTTTACGTAGACATATATGGAAAAAAAACGGTATGGTAATTAGGTTATTTTAAGTCTGCTATGGCTGGCTTAAAAACATAGTCAGAACAGGCTTCATGTGTCACTTGTGGACGATGAGGCGAGGATTTCACTGTTAGGCTACGAATAAGCCCTAAACTATGTAAAACCGCACGTTGTGTTCACCCAATACACCCGTGTCGGTAAGGAGAAATTAATGGAAATGCTATCTGGTGCAGAGATGGTCGTCCAGTCATTGATTGAAGAGCAAGTTGAGCAAATCTTTGGCTATCCCGGCGGTTCGGTTCTTGATATCTATGATGCCTTGCATGCCAAAGCAGATAAGATCAAACACTTACTAGTACGACACGAGCAAGCGGCTACACACATGGCTGATGGCTACGCACGCTCAACAGGGAAACCTGGTGTGGTCTTGGTTTGCTCAGGTCCTGGTGCAACCAATACCATTACCGGTATTGCAACAGCATACATGGACTCTATCCCTATGGTCGTTATCTCAGGGAATGTGCCAAATAATCTTATCGGCAATGATGCATTTCAAGAATGTGATATCGTTGGTGTATCTCGTCCTGTGGTTAAACATAGCTTTTTGGTTAAATCGACGGAAGATATCCCTGAAACTATAAAAAAAGCATTCTATATTGCTTCTACTGGCCGCCCTGGACCGGTAGTTATTGATCTGCCTAAAGATATATTAAACCCTCTTATTAAGCTTCCATATCAATACCCAGAAGCGATTAAGATGCGCTCTTATAATCCGACTACAACCGGGCACAAAGGGCAGATCAAGAAAGCG
Above is a genomic segment from Vibrio gallicus containing:
- a CDS encoding AMP-dependent synthetase/ligase; this translates as MSIKEFHIVKNVRQRTIDGGDRVALKHKVQGTWLDISWTQLGQQMDAVSLALIAQGLSVQDKVGINSNNMPKWSMADLGSLQARLVTVPIYPTNTAEQSAYVLENADVKILFAGEQEQFDSAVSIFDRCPQLQLIVAMSDNVDLGDHQHVLSWNAFIEQGQQAVIDNPELQQDFLQRIDDANLDDLVTLIYTSGTTGQPKGVMLDYANFAYQLQGHVERLNLTQDDVSLCFLPLSHVFERAWTMYVLYTGATNCYLIDTMQVREALGEVKPTVMCAVPRFYEKIFSAIHEKVSHASFVKKAMFTWAVNMGARMALCHQEQRKPSLMLKKSHALADKLVLSKLRELLGGRIKIMPCGGAKLDQTIGRFFHALGLNVKLGYGMTETTATVSCWDEPMFNPDSIGTSMPGAQVKIGEQNEILVRGPMVMRGYYKLPEETAKTFDSNGFLKTGDAGHFDEDGNLFITDRIKELMKTSGGKYIAPQVVEGTIGKDHFIEQIAVIADTRKFVSALIVPSFEALEEHAKELNIKYHDKVELLKNSQIVEMLESRVAELQQNLAKFEQVKKFKLLPKAFSMEKGELTPTQKLRRKVINDRYQDEIEEMYEDGAKGKKKPKQ